The Acidiferrobacterales bacterium genome contains a region encoding:
- a CDS encoding O-acetylhomoserine aminocarboxypropyltransferase, which translates to MTKSRFMKFDTMSLHAGQHPDSATRARATPIYQTASYVFQDVEHAVSVFNIERTGHVYSRLSNPTNAVFEERISALEGAVGAIATASGQAALHLAVTTILSAGDHIVSSQSIYGGSHNLFSYTLPRFGINTTFVHPRDHDAIRNAIQPNTRLIFGEVVGNPNCEILDIEQVSQIAHDHKIPLLIDSTFTTPYLCKPLDHGADIIIHSATKFLSGHGVVIGGVLVDGGKFDWHASGKFPTLTEPYEGFHGLNFSEEFGPAAYITRARKEGARDFGACMSPTTAFQILQGLETLPLRMERHVSNTRKLVEFLSGHSAVDWVSYPELPDHPDNQLAARLLPKGAGAVFAFGIKGGRAAGHKLIDKLNLFSHLANVGDAKSLVIHPASTTHHRMDSAALKAAGISEGLVRLSVGLEDADDLMADLDIALKSSQRNR; encoded by the coding sequence ATGACCAAATCCAGATTCATGAAGTTCGACACAATGTCGCTTCACGCCGGCCAGCATCCCGATTCCGCGACCCGTGCCCGCGCAACCCCCATATATCAGACTGCCTCGTACGTCTTTCAGGATGTCGAGCATGCGGTTTCAGTCTTCAACATCGAGCGTACCGGACACGTCTACTCCCGATTGTCCAACCCGACCAACGCGGTATTTGAAGAACGCATATCGGCTCTGGAGGGCGCGGTGGGAGCTATTGCCACCGCCAGCGGGCAAGCAGCCCTGCATCTGGCAGTTACAACCATACTCAGTGCCGGCGATCACATCGTTTCATCCCAGTCCATCTACGGCGGCTCGCACAACCTGTTTTCCTACACATTGCCGAGATTCGGCATCAACACAACCTTCGTCCATCCCCGTGACCACGATGCCATACGAAACGCCATCCAGCCCAACACCCGACTGATCTTCGGAGAAGTAGTCGGCAATCCGAACTGTGAAATTCTTGATATCGAACAAGTATCCCAGATCGCACATGATCATAAGATTCCTTTATTGATCGACTCAACTTTCACTACTCCGTATCTTTGCAAGCCGCTCGATCACGGTGCCGACATCATCATTCACTCAGCAACCAAGTTCCTGAGCGGACATGGTGTGGTGATCGGCGGAGTACTGGTTGACGGCGGGAAGTTTGACTGGCATGCTTCCGGGAAATTTCCGACATTGACAGAACCTTACGAGGGATTCCACGGACTCAATTTCTCCGAGGAATTCGGACCTGCCGCCTACATCACCCGAGCGCGCAAGGAAGGTGCAAGGGACTTCGGCGCATGCATGAGTCCTACGACAGCATTCCAGATACTCCAAGGCTTGGAAACACTTCCCCTGCGCATGGAGCGTCACGTATCCAACACTCGCAAACTGGTGGAATTCCTGTCTGGTCATAGCGCGGTGGATTGGGTCAGCTACCCGGAACTTCCGGATCATCCCGACAATCAACTTGCCGCCCGGCTATTGCCTAAAGGCGCTGGCGCAGTATTTGCGTTCGGTATCAAGGGCGGACGCGCAGCCGGCCACAAACTGATTGACAAGCTCAACCTCTTTTCGCATCTCGCCAATGTGGGAGATGCGAAATCTCTGGTCATCCACCCGGCCTCAACCACTCACCATCGAATGGATTCAGCAGCACTCAAGGCCGCCGGGATTTCTGAGGGACTCGTTCGCCTGTCGGTCGGACTGGAAGACGCTGACGACCTGATGGCCGATCTTGATATTGCCCTGAAATCATCGCAGCGCAATCGGTAA